A window from Microbacterium ginsengiterrae encodes these proteins:
- the rsmG gene encoding 16S rRNA (guanine(527)-N(7))-methyltransferase RsmG produces the protein MTVEAEPAVAAGLFGDRIDVARAFTASLAAQGEERGLIGPLELPRLWTRHVLNSAIAAPLFHGSAADVGSGAGLPGLVLAIARPDVTWTLIEPMERRVAWLSEQVDELGLDNVTVLRSRAEDVERAQFDVVTARAVSALRTLLPFTAPLVRDGGELALLKGKNAELEIDAAAKQLKKYRVADVRVEVLGEGVLMETTRVVRATVRG, from the coding sequence GTGACCGTCGAAGCTGAGCCGGCAGTCGCCGCGGGACTCTTCGGAGACCGGATTGATGTTGCCCGTGCATTCACGGCCAGCCTTGCCGCTCAGGGTGAGGAGCGGGGCCTGATCGGCCCACTCGAGCTTCCGCGCCTGTGGACGCGACACGTGCTGAACAGCGCGATCGCAGCGCCGCTGTTCCACGGTTCCGCGGCCGATGTCGGCTCAGGTGCGGGGCTCCCCGGGCTCGTGCTCGCGATCGCCCGCCCGGATGTGACGTGGACGCTCATCGAACCGATGGAGCGTCGGGTGGCCTGGCTCTCCGAGCAGGTCGATGAACTCGGACTCGACAACGTCACCGTGCTGCGCTCCCGCGCCGAAGATGTCGAACGGGCCCAGTTCGACGTCGTCACCGCCCGAGCCGTCAGCGCGCTGCGTACGCTGCTGCCGTTCACCGCCCCGCTCGTGCGCGATGGGGGAGAGCTCGCTCTACTCAAGGGCAAGAACGCGGAGCTCGAGATCGATGCGGCCGCGAAGCAGCTCAAGAAGTACCGCGTCGCGGATGTCCGCGTCGAAGTCCTCGGCGAGGGCGTGCTGATGGAGACGACTCGCGTCGTACGGGCCACAGTTCGGGGCTGA
- a CDS encoding protein jag, giving the protein MAAENTVERAEPTVEQLELEGDVAADFIEELLDIADIDGDLNLDVRQGRAYVSVESEDQSIAVLSEPDTVQALQEITRLAVQSKTGSFSRLILDVGGSRDARRRQLEKLVDAAVLKLDEGASQASLPSMSSYERKLVHDIVADRNLVSESYGEGADRHTVIRRR; this is encoded by the coding sequence ATGGCCGCAGAGAACACTGTCGAGCGTGCTGAGCCGACCGTCGAGCAGTTGGAGCTCGAGGGTGATGTGGCCGCCGACTTCATCGAGGAGTTGCTCGACATCGCCGACATCGACGGTGATCTGAACCTCGACGTCCGTCAGGGACGTGCGTACGTCTCCGTGGAGTCCGAGGATCAGAGCATCGCCGTGCTGTCGGAGCCCGACACCGTGCAGGCGCTGCAGGAGATCACGCGTCTGGCCGTGCAGAGCAAGACCGGTTCGTTCTCGCGCCTGATCCTCGACGTCGGCGGGTCGCGCGATGCGCGCCGCCGCCAGCTGGAGAAGCTCGTGGATGCTGCGGTGCTGAAGCTCGACGAGGGGGCATCTCAGGCCTCGCTTCCGTCGATGTCCAGCTACGAGCGCAAGCTCGTGCACGACATCGTCGCCGACCGGAACCTCGTCTCCGAGTCGTACGGCGAGGGTGCGGATCGCCACACCGTCATCCGTCGTCGGTGA
- the yidC gene encoding membrane protein insertase YidC: MGLDLLLASATPAPDSGGGGFDLLGTILWPLKWAVELILVAWHWLFTAVGLPAASGITWILSIVGLVIVVRASVFPLFVRQIKSQRKMMEIAPEMKKIQAKYKGKKDQLSREAMSRETMALYKKHGTSPMSSCLPLIVQMPIFFALFSVLNDVTKHAQAGLGGVGFLSAELTQEFYDATIFGTVSLHGTLGNAVETQNTVAIVLLVILVVLMIASQFFTQLQIISKNLSPEAKTGQAYQMQKIMLYVLPLGFIFSGVFFPLGVVVYWFISNLWTMAQQFLVIREMPTPGSEAAKAREERLARKGKAIDSSGKVVPMAAYEAEQRRLLEEAEKAKQAAPKRQQPVSKKRAKKKGSN, translated from the coding sequence GTGGGTCTTGACCTTCTGCTCGCGTCTGCGACGCCCGCTCCGGATTCCGGCGGAGGTGGTTTCGATCTGCTCGGCACGATCCTGTGGCCGCTGAAGTGGGCCGTCGAGCTCATCCTCGTGGCATGGCATTGGCTGTTCACCGCGGTGGGTCTGCCCGCGGCATCCGGCATCACCTGGATCCTGTCGATCGTCGGTCTGGTCATCGTCGTCCGTGCTTCGGTATTTCCCCTGTTCGTGCGGCAGATCAAGAGCCAGCGCAAGATGATGGAGATCGCGCCGGAGATGAAGAAGATCCAGGCGAAGTACAAGGGCAAGAAGGACCAGCTCTCTCGCGAGGCGATGAGCCGCGAGACCATGGCGCTGTACAAGAAGCACGGCACGTCGCCGATGTCGAGCTGTCTGCCGCTCATCGTGCAGATGCCGATCTTCTTCGCGCTGTTCAGTGTGCTCAACGACGTCACCAAGCACGCGCAGGCGGGGCTCGGTGGAGTCGGCTTCCTCAGCGCCGAGCTCACGCAGGAGTTCTACGACGCGACGATCTTCGGAACCGTCTCACTGCACGGCACGCTCGGCAACGCCGTCGAGACGCAGAACACCGTCGCGATCGTCCTGCTGGTGATCCTCGTCGTGCTCATGATCGCGTCGCAGTTCTTCACGCAGCTGCAGATCATCTCGAAGAACCTCTCGCCCGAGGCGAAGACCGGCCAGGCCTACCAGATGCAGAAGATCATGCTCTACGTGCTGCCGCTGGGCTTCATCTTCTCCGGTGTCTTCTTCCCGCTCGGTGTCGTCGTCTACTGGTTCATCTCGAACCTGTGGACCATGGCTCAGCAGTTCCTCGTCATCCGTGAGATGCCCACCCCCGGTTCTGAGGCGGCGAAGGCTCGCGAGGAGCGCCTGGCTCGCAAGGGCAAGGCGATCGATTCCTCGGGCAAGGTCGTTCCGATGGCTGCGTACGAGGCCGAGCAGCGCCGTCTGCTGGAAGAAGCGGAGAAGGCCAAGCAGGCCGCCCCGAAGCGTCAGCAGCCGGTGAGCAAGAAGCGTGCGAAGAAGAAGGGGTCGAACTGA
- the yidD gene encoding membrane protein insertion efficiency factor YidD, translating into MSALPSYAMGTGHLHATDLVRSIPLIPRNLVLAFLTAYRAVISPIYGDVCAYYPSCSAYAVGAVQQHGAIKGAALSGWRILRCNPWTQGGVDDVRPHDHFRYDLTARGFVVPSRKD; encoded by the coding sequence ATGAGCGCCCTGCCTTCCTATGCGATGGGCACAGGGCACCTGCATGCCACTGACCTCGTGCGCAGCATCCCGCTGATCCCTCGCAACCTCGTCCTGGCGTTCCTCACCGCATATCGCGCGGTGATCTCCCCGATCTACGGGGACGTGTGCGCGTACTACCCCTCCTGCTCGGCTTACGCTGTAGGAGCGGTGCAGCAGCACGGTGCCATCAAGGGAGCGGCCCTCTCCGGATGGCGCATCCTGCGGTGCAACCCCTGGACTCAGGGCGGCGTCGACGACGTCCGTCCGCACGACCATTTCCGATACGACCTGACCGCACGAGGTTTCGTCGTCCCCTCTCGAAAGGACTGA
- the rnpA gene encoding ribonuclease P protein component, with protein sequence MLARPFRLTRGTDYRSVVRRGVRCGGGRVVTSMLTTGEAREPRFGFIISKQVGTAVIRNTVRRRLKAVCAEAIADVPEGTDVVIRALPASATATFGELKADVTRCLARLDRAATRS encoded by the coding sequence GTGCTCGCCCGTCCGTTCCGACTGACGCGAGGCACTGACTACAGGTCGGTCGTCCGTCGCGGTGTCCGGTGCGGGGGCGGCCGTGTCGTCACCTCGATGTTGACGACCGGCGAAGCGCGCGAACCCCGATTCGGGTTCATCATCAGCAAGCAGGTGGGTACAGCTGTGATCCGCAACACCGTGCGTCGGCGACTGAAAGCCGTGTGCGCGGAGGCGATCGCAGACGTCCCAGAGGGCACGGATGTCGTCATCCGTGCCCTTCCTGCATCTGCGACCGCGACATTCGGTGAGCTCAAGGCCGACGTCACGCGGTGTCTCGCCAGGCTCGATCGAGCGGCGACCCGCTCATGA
- the rpmH gene encoding 50S ribosomal protein L34 → MSKRTFQPNNRRRAKKHGFRARMRTRAGRGILSARRAKGRTELSA, encoded by the coding sequence ATGAGCAAGCGCACGTTCCAGCCCAACAACCGTCGTCGCGCCAAGAAGCACGGCTTCCGCGCCCGCATGCGCACCCGCGCCGGCCGCGGCATCCTGTCGGCCCGCCGCGCGAAGGGCCGCACCGAGCTCTCGGCGTAA
- the dnaA gene encoding chromosomal replication initiator protein DnaA: MSSSAQPDVPIWAQVLDLLEQDDRVTPQLQGFLSLAVPAGVMSGTLYLDVPNDLTAAQINKRLRVPLMEGLARLGQEVTSFRVVVNHELAEQQTTPIAVADFGRPEAPRTDLPLEQPARHESRLNPKYTFDNFVIGQSNRFAHAAAVAVAEAPAKAYNPLFIYGDSGLGKTHLLHAIGDYAQSLYTGVKVRYVSSEEFTNDFINSIANNRGSAFQARYRDVDILLIDDIQFLQGRAETQETFFHTFNTLHDHNKQIVITSDVAPKHLTGFEDRMRSRFEWGLITDVQAPDLETRIAILRKKAQSEALHIPDEVLEYIATIVSSNIRELEGALIRVSAFASLNRSPLDISLAQSVLRDIVDTAEDNIISPTDIITATAQYFKLTVDDLYGSSRSQQIATARQIAMYLCRERTNLSLPKIGQLFGNRDHTTVMYAYKKISDLMKERRSIYNQVTEITTQLGRR; this comes from the coding sequence ATGTCCTCTTCCGCCCAGCCCGACGTACCGATCTGGGCCCAGGTGCTGGACCTGCTGGAGCAGGACGACCGCGTCACCCCACAGCTGCAGGGCTTCCTCAGCCTCGCCGTGCCCGCCGGCGTCATGAGCGGGACGCTCTATCTCGATGTGCCGAACGATCTCACCGCAGCGCAGATCAACAAGCGTCTGCGCGTTCCCCTGATGGAAGGTCTCGCCCGGCTCGGGCAGGAGGTCACCTCGTTCCGGGTGGTCGTGAACCACGAGCTCGCCGAGCAGCAGACCACGCCCATCGCGGTGGCGGACTTCGGACGTCCGGAGGCACCTCGCACAGACCTCCCCCTCGAGCAGCCGGCTCGGCACGAGTCACGCCTGAACCCGAAGTACACCTTCGACAACTTCGTCATCGGCCAGTCCAACCGATTCGCCCACGCCGCGGCGGTCGCTGTCGCGGAAGCGCCGGCGAAGGCGTACAACCCGCTGTTCATCTACGGCGACTCCGGTCTCGGCAAGACGCACCTCCTGCACGCCATCGGCGACTACGCGCAGTCGCTCTACACCGGAGTCAAGGTCCGTTACGTCTCGAGCGAGGAGTTCACGAACGACTTCATCAACTCGATCGCGAACAACCGCGGCTCGGCGTTCCAGGCGCGGTACCGCGATGTCGACATCCTTCTCATCGACGACATCCAGTTCCTGCAGGGTCGCGCCGAGACCCAGGAGACGTTCTTCCACACGTTCAACACGCTCCACGATCACAACAAGCAGATCGTGATCACGAGTGACGTCGCTCCCAAGCACCTCACCGGTTTCGAGGACCGCATGCGCAGCCGCTTCGAATGGGGTCTCATCACCGACGTGCAGGCGCCCGACCTCGAGACGCGCATCGCGATCCTCCGTAAGAAGGCACAGAGCGAGGCTCTGCACATCCCCGACGAGGTCCTCGAGTACATCGCGACCATCGTCTCGTCGAACATCCGTGAGCTGGAGGGTGCGCTCATCCGCGTCTCGGCGTTCGCGAGCCTGAACCGCTCCCCGCTGGACATCTCCCTCGCCCAGTCCGTGCTGCGCGACATCGTCGACACGGCCGAGGACAACATCATCTCGCCGACCGACATCATCACGGCCACCGCCCAATACTTCAAGCTCACGGTCGACGACCTGTACGGATCGAGCCGTTCTCAGCAGATCGCCACGGCCCGACAGATCGCCATGTACCTCTGCCGTGAGCGGACCAACCTGTCGCTGCCGAAGATCGGCCAGCTGTTCGGCAACCGCGACCACACCACCGTCATGTACGCGTACAAGAAGATCAGCGACCTCATGAAGGAGCGCCGCTCCATCTACAACCAGGTCACCGAGATCACCACTCAGCTCGGCCGTCGCTGA
- the dnaN gene encoding DNA polymerase III subunit beta, translating into MRFQVNRDVFSEAVSFVVKLLPQRNPQPILAGVLIEAGDDGLTLSAFDYEASARTTIDATVDTPGTILVHGRLLSDIASRLPNAPIEIAVEEDGGIAVTCGSARFTLAAMPVEEYPSIPEVTGSSGVVPADDFGTAIAQVGFAASRDDVTPVLTGVQLEVSGQNLSLVATDRYRVSLRDVPWDGEASEQTALVPARTLTEVGKTFGHAGTIQVAFSGSGDREIIAFTAGNKTVTSLLIKGNFPPVRRLFPEQTDHYAVVNTADLIEAVRRVALVLDRAAPLRFTFTSDSVTMDASGSEQARASESVDAHLSGGADVTLGLNPQYLTEALSAVKSEFVRVTFTSSDNANKLSPVLITSQTSVDQAGSDSFKYLLQPNLLLR; encoded by the coding sequence GTGAGGTTCCAGGTCAACCGCGATGTCTTCAGCGAAGCAGTGTCGTTCGTCGTCAAGCTGCTTCCGCAGCGCAACCCCCAGCCGATCCTGGCCGGTGTGCTGATCGAAGCCGGCGATGACGGACTGACGCTCTCCGCCTTCGACTACGAGGCATCCGCACGGACGACCATCGATGCCACGGTGGACACTCCTGGCACGATCCTCGTCCACGGTCGACTGCTCTCCGACATCGCCAGCCGCCTTCCGAACGCGCCGATCGAGATCGCCGTCGAGGAGGACGGTGGCATCGCCGTCACCTGCGGATCGGCTCGATTCACGCTCGCAGCCATGCCGGTGGAGGAATATCCGTCGATCCCCGAGGTCACAGGGTCGTCCGGCGTCGTGCCGGCCGATGACTTCGGCACCGCGATCGCACAGGTCGGGTTCGCCGCATCCCGCGACGATGTGACCCCCGTGCTCACGGGTGTGCAGCTCGAGGTGTCCGGCCAGAACCTCAGCCTCGTCGCCACCGACCGCTACCGCGTCTCGCTCCGAGACGTCCCGTGGGACGGCGAGGCGTCCGAGCAGACGGCGCTCGTACCAGCCAGGACTCTGACCGAGGTCGGGAAGACGTTCGGTCACGCCGGTACCATCCAGGTCGCGTTCTCCGGCAGCGGCGATCGTGAGATCATCGCCTTCACCGCGGGCAACAAGACCGTCACGTCGCTGCTCATCAAGGGAAACTTCCCTCCCGTCCGGCGCCTGTTCCCCGAGCAGACCGACCACTACGCGGTCGTCAACACCGCCGACCTCATCGAAGCCGTGCGCCGCGTCGCGCTCGTGCTCGATCGCGCCGCACCGCTGCGGTTCACCTTCACGTCGGACAGTGTCACGATGGACGCGTCGGGGAGCGAGCAGGCCAGGGCATCCGAATCCGTCGACGCGCACCTCTCCGGCGGCGCCGATGTCACGCTCGGGCTCAACCCGCAGTACCTCACCGAGGCGCTGAGTGCGGTCAAGAGCGAGTTCGTGCGGGTGACGTTCACCTCGAGCGACAACGCCAACAAGCTCAGCCCTGTTCTCATCACGAGCCAGACGTCGGTCGACCAGGCAGGTTCCGACTCGTTCAAGTACCTGCTGCAGCCCAATCTGCTCCTGCGTTGA
- the recF gene encoding DNA replication/repair protein RecF (All proteins in this family for which functions are known are DNA-binding proteins that assist the filamentation of RecA onto DNA for the initiation of recombination or recombinational repair.): MIVEHLNLVDFRNYEAADLQLLPGPNVLVGRNGQGKTNLAEAVVFLATLGSHRVSADAPMVRDGKDFAVVRARLSVGERRVLTEVQINRQGSNKARINGSPSKTSELPRYAHVVLFAPEDLQIVRGDPSSRRRFADQLLIQRTPRMAGVLADYDRVLKQRTALLKSARARGVRGEGLSTLDVWDDKLVALGSEIIDARMRLATDMQQPLAAAYTAIAGADHRPQLEWALSVTGGDPEEGDLSPTDSRGALADMFRTALLAKRTQEIDRGLTLVGPHRDDLLLRVRDLPVKGYASHGESWSVALALRLASAELLRAESPAGDPVLILDDVFAELDADRRQRLASLTAGYEQVIVTAAVEEDIPEPLHRHVVRIHAGTISDERGPAQTETSGEAATPAENDAPEESDDQEEQP; this comes from the coding sequence GTGATCGTGGAGCACCTGAACCTGGTCGACTTCCGCAACTACGAGGCCGCCGACCTGCAGCTCCTCCCTGGGCCGAACGTCCTGGTCGGCCGGAACGGGCAGGGCAAGACCAACCTCGCAGAGGCCGTCGTCTTCCTCGCCACGCTCGGCTCGCACCGGGTGTCGGCGGATGCGCCGATGGTGCGGGACGGAAAGGATTTCGCCGTCGTCCGTGCACGGCTGTCCGTCGGCGAACGGCGGGTGCTCACCGAGGTGCAGATCAATCGCCAGGGGTCGAACAAGGCGCGCATCAACGGGTCGCCGTCGAAGACGAGCGAGCTGCCGAGGTACGCCCATGTCGTCCTCTTCGCACCGGAGGATCTGCAGATCGTCCGCGGCGATCCGTCATCGCGACGTCGCTTTGCCGATCAACTGCTCATTCAGCGCACACCGCGCATGGCCGGAGTCCTCGCTGACTACGATCGCGTGCTGAAACAGCGCACCGCCCTGTTGAAATCGGCGAGGGCCCGCGGTGTCCGCGGCGAAGGACTCAGCACGCTGGACGTGTGGGATGACAAGCTCGTCGCGCTCGGATCCGAGATCATCGACGCCCGGATGCGGCTCGCGACCGACATGCAGCAGCCGCTGGCCGCGGCTTACACCGCGATCGCCGGCGCAGACCACCGACCGCAGCTGGAATGGGCGCTGTCGGTGACCGGTGGCGACCCGGAGGAGGGCGACCTCTCCCCCACTGATTCGCGTGGTGCACTGGCCGACATGTTCCGGACCGCCCTTCTCGCCAAGCGCACGCAGGAGATCGACCGAGGGCTCACCCTCGTCGGACCGCACCGGGACGACCTTCTTCTCCGGGTGCGCGATCTTCCCGTCAAGGGCTACGCATCGCACGGCGAATCCTGGTCCGTCGCGCTGGCGCTGCGACTGGCCTCGGCGGAACTGCTGCGTGCCGAGTCCCCCGCCGGCGACCCCGTCCTCATCCTCGACGACGTGTTCGCGGAGCTCGACGCGGATCGACGTCAGCGCCTCGCGTCGCTCACCGCCGGATACGAGCAGGTCATCGTCACGGCGGCCGTCGAGGAGGACATCCCGGAGCCCCTTCACCGTCACGTCGTCCGGATCCACGCGGGTACGATCAGCGATGAGCGGGGCCCGGCACAGACGGAGACATCCGGAGAGGCCGCGACGCCTGCCGAGAACGATGCACCGGAAGAATCCGACGATCAGGAGGAGCAGCCGTGA
- a CDS encoding DciA family protein, which produces MTDADAPETVATYLRLRGLKPSSKSWKRRRRIVDDDDNAPFTPGRDPGALGSILDSLSREAGWEITLAREDLVRQWAELAGHDTAKHSEPVSLENGMLTVKCDSTAWAKNLQFMRATILTEIGRRYPHAGVENLRFIGPDVPSWKWGPRAVPGRGPRDTYG; this is translated from the coding sequence GTGACCGACGCGGACGCCCCTGAGACCGTCGCGACGTACCTGCGCCTGCGCGGGCTGAAGCCGAGCTCGAAGAGCTGGAAGCGTCGGCGCCGCATCGTCGATGATGACGACAATGCACCGTTCACGCCAGGACGCGACCCCGGTGCGCTCGGATCCATCCTCGATTCGCTCAGCCGCGAGGCGGGCTGGGAGATCACGCTCGCCCGCGAGGATCTCGTCAGACAGTGGGCGGAACTCGCCGGTCACGACACGGCGAAGCACTCCGAGCCGGTCTCTCTCGAGAACGGGATGCTGACGGTGAAGTGCGATTCGACGGCATGGGCGAAGAACCTGCAGTTCATGCGAGCGACCATTCTCACCGAGATCGGGCGGCGCTACCCGCATGCCGGTGTGGAGAACCTCCGCTTCATCGGACCGGACGTCCCTTCTTGGAAATGGGGGCCCAGAGCCGTCCCAGGGCGGGGTCCGCGCGATACCTACGGGTAG
- the gyrB gene encoding DNA topoisomerase (ATP-hydrolyzing) subunit B: MTPENPVDEPESTSGDTPAKKPSLDYGADQIQILEGLEAVRKRPGMYIGSTGPRGLHHLVYEIVDNSVDEALAGYADTIVVTLLADGGVRVVDNGRGIPVDPHSSDPTKSTVEVVLTILHAGGKFGGGAYAVSGGLHGVGSSVVNALSTRFDVTVKQKGFAWHHSFANGGAPQQQLVKGEPSDETGTDITFWPDPEIFTESVEFDYDVLRTRFQQMAFLNKGLRIELHDERENSTYEVEEEGTTVTKRREDVFLYERGLVDYVEYLNKVRHAEAVTEEIIDFEAEDTDRKISLEIAMQWTTGYSENVYTYANTINTHEGGTHEEGFRAALTTLVNRYARANNLLKEKDDNLSGDDVREGLTAVISIKLGEPQFEGQTKTKLGNTEAKAFVQKIVGDQLGDWFERNPAQAKNVIRKAIDAATARMAARKARETARRKSVFESAAMPDKLKDCTSKDPSISEIFLVEGDSAGGSAVQGRDPHTQAILALRGKILNVERARLDKALANKEVQAMIQAFGTGIGEDFSIEKARYHKIVLMADADVDGQHITTLLLTLLFRYMRGLIEAGFVYLAMPPLYRLKWSNSPHEYVYSDAERDALLKHGLDNGKRIPKDSGVQRYKGLGEMNAKELWETTMDHTTRTLRQVTIEDAASADEIFSVLMGEDVESRRTFIQRNAKDVRFLDI, from the coding sequence ATGACGCCTGAAAATCCTGTTGACGAGCCTGAATCCACATCCGGTGACACGCCGGCGAAGAAGCCATCGTTGGATTACGGCGCAGACCAGATTCAGATCCTCGAGGGTCTCGAGGCCGTGCGCAAGCGTCCGGGCATGTACATCGGATCGACAGGTCCCCGCGGTCTGCACCACCTGGTGTACGAGATCGTCGACAACTCCGTCGACGAAGCTCTCGCCGGCTACGCCGACACGATCGTCGTGACGCTCCTCGCCGACGGCGGTGTGCGCGTCGTCGACAACGGCCGAGGCATCCCTGTCGACCCGCACTCCTCCGATCCGACGAAGTCCACCGTCGAGGTCGTCCTCACGATCCTGCACGCGGGCGGAAAGTTCGGCGGCGGAGCCTACGCCGTCTCCGGTGGTCTGCACGGCGTCGGATCGTCCGTCGTGAACGCCCTTTCGACACGGTTCGACGTCACTGTCAAGCAGAAGGGCTTCGCGTGGCATCACAGCTTCGCGAACGGCGGCGCTCCCCAGCAGCAGCTCGTCAAGGGTGAGCCGAGCGATGAGACCGGCACCGACATCACGTTCTGGCCGGACCCTGAGATCTTCACGGAGTCGGTGGAGTTCGATTACGACGTGCTGCGCACCCGTTTCCAGCAGATGGCGTTCCTCAACAAGGGACTGCGCATCGAGCTGCACGATGAGCGCGAGAACTCGACCTATGAGGTCGAGGAGGAGGGCACGACGGTCACGAAGCGCCGAGAGGACGTGTTCCTCTACGAGCGCGGCCTCGTCGACTACGTCGAGTATCTGAACAAGGTGCGCCACGCCGAGGCGGTGACCGAGGAGATCATCGACTTCGAGGCCGAGGACACCGATCGGAAGATCTCGCTCGAGATCGCGATGCAGTGGACGACCGGATACTCCGAGAACGTCTACACGTACGCGAACACGATCAACACCCACGAGGGCGGCACGCACGAGGAGGGTTTCCGCGCGGCACTGACCACCCTCGTGAACCGCTACGCCCGCGCCAACAACCTCCTCAAGGAGAAGGACGACAACCTCTCCGGTGATGACGTGCGCGAAGGTCTGACCGCCGTGATCTCGATCAAGCTCGGCGAGCCGCAGTTCGAGGGTCAGACGAAGACCAAGCTCGGCAACACCGAGGCGAAGGCGTTCGTCCAGAAGATCGTCGGCGACCAGCTCGGGGACTGGTTCGAGCGCAACCCCGCCCAGGCGAAGAACGTCATCCGCAAGGCGATCGATGCCGCGACCGCTCGGATGGCGGCTCGGAAGGCGCGCGAGACCGCTCGGCGCAAGAGCGTCTTCGAGTCTGCGGCGATGCCCGACAAGCTCAAGGACTGCACGAGCAAGGACCCGTCGATCAGTGAGATCTTCCTCGTCGAGGGAGACTCCGCCGGCGGCTCCGCGGTGCAGGGTCGTGACCCGCACACGCAGGCGATCCTCGCCCTCCGCGGCAAGATCCTCAACGTCGAGCGGGCCCGCCTCGACAAGGCGCTCGCGAACAAAGAGGTCCAGGCCATGATCCAGGCCTTCGGCACCGGCATCGGCGAGGACTTCTCGATCGAGAAGGCGCGCTATCACAAGATCGTGCTCATGGCGGATGCCGACGTCGACGGCCAGCACATCACGACGCTGCTGCTGACGCTGCTGTTCCGCTACATGCGCGGTCTGATCGAGGCCGGTTTCGTCTACCTCGCGATGCCGCCGCTGTACCGGCTGAAGTGGTCGAACTCTCCGCACGAGTACGTGTACTCCGACGCCGAGCGCGATGCCCTGCTCAAGCACGGACTCGACAACGGCAAGCGCATCCCCAAGGACTCCGGCGTGCAGCGCTACAAGGGTCTCGGCGAGATGAACGCCAAGGAGCTGTGGGAGACCACGATGGACCACACCACCCGCACCCTGCGCCAGGTGACGATCGAGGATGCCGCCAGCGCCGACGAGATCTTCAGCGTGCTGATGGGCGAGGACGTCGAGTCCCGCCGCACGTTCATCCAGCGCAACGCCAAGGACGTCCGGTTCCTGGACATCTGA